One Podarcis raffonei isolate rPodRaf1 chromosome 18, rPodRaf1.pri, whole genome shotgun sequence genomic window carries:
- the IZUMO4 gene encoding izumo sperm-egg fusion protein 4, with protein MPWRCQGWEMGWRSPCLAFVAVLILGPGPSWLCLQCDPNFALRFASYAPHLSRKSWGLGDVPAAGRRLRGWAQDTLAELNLGVPAEIPMEKLQAIATVVYGKLDTLFKGNTYKPGVLPEILRSIFEEQVKLLRNAIIESRVKCERHCGIKQYEAVSCVTCNTTKPACFGYNCESSEDWEDALKGLYEYIYSLTTNPGEWSMALKQLPGFSHCTSTRPENLNFTSIESTLSKNWLNLMALKELEGETPVLQLLAPIC; from the exons AtgccctggagatgccagggatgggagATGGGTTGGCGGAGCCCATGCCTGGCCTTCGTGGCGGTTCTGATCCTGGGGCCGGGCCCCTCCTGGCTGTGCCTGCAGTGCGACCCCAACTTCGCCCTTCGCTTCGCCTCCTACGCCCCCCACCTGAGCCGCAAGTCCTGGGGGCTGGGGGACGTCCCGGCTGCCGGGCGGAGGCTGCGGGGCTGGGCCCAGGACACCCTGGCGGAACTGAACCTGGGGGTCCCGGCAGAGATCC CGATGGAGAAACTCCAGGCAATAGCTACAGTCGTCTATGGGAAGCTGGACACTCTCTTCAAAGGCAACACTTACAAGCcag GTGTCCTTCCGGAAATCCTGCGTTCCATTTTCGAGGAACAAGTCAAATTGCTACGGAATGCCATCATCGAAA GTAGAGTGAAGTGTGAACGCCATTGTG GAATAAAGCAATACGAAGCCGTTTCTTGCGTAACGTGCAACACCACCAAGCCAGCTTGCTTTGGATATAATTGCGA GTCCTCTGAAGACTGGGAAGATGCCTTGAAGGGACTCTACGAGTACAT atacaGTTTGACAAC GAACCCAGGCGAGTGGTCGATGGCACTGAAGCAACTCCCGGGATTTAG CCACTGCACATCTACAAG ACCAGAGAACCTGAACTTTACGA GTATAGAAAGCACCCTCTCGAAAAACTGGCTCAACTTGATGGCGCTGAAGGAGCTTGAGGGAGAGACCCCCGTTCTCCAGCTCCTCGCCCCGATCTGCTGA